In Cydia splendana chromosome 3, ilCydSple1.2, whole genome shotgun sequence, one DNA window encodes the following:
- the LOC134806878 gene encoding uncharacterized protein LOC134806878, which produces MWWLLKLSIVMQCVNSVRITHMRVPEVIQYGTKDSITLDCDYVTTNVTGLVVKWFFNYREQPVYQWIPPQKPQALGILKDKLDLNYRVSHNAYTQHRALRILSPTTDLTGNYTCVVSTFLAEDERTRPMTIFVPETRFDMIQDRLDDGYLNIICSAEGVFPKPELLILAGNRPLNAKTTIKLLEGRYTALTSALVRVDALPPTVEILCDMQVPLANYFSRKRDIFYRDPPVTPPESPNSMHTSAPDSGINVAPQWTVVMVSLIYVHFITIPNS; this is translated from the exons ATGTGGTGGTTGCTGAAGTTATCAATCGTTATGCAAT GTGTCAACTCCGTACGCATAACGCACATGCGTGTACCAGAAGTGATACAGTACGGCACCAAGGATTCCATCACGCTGGACTGCGACTACGTGACCACTAACGTGACGGGACTGGTAGTGAAGTGGTTCTTCAATTACCGGGAGCAGCCGGTGTACCAATGGATACCGCCGCAGAAGCCGCAAGCACTGGGGATATTAAAAGATAAA CTCGACCTCAACTACAGGGTATCCCACAATGCGTACACGCAGCACAGAGCGCTGCGAATCCTGTCTCCCACCACAGATCTCACGGGGAACTACACATGTGTCGTCTCCACATTCTTGGCTGAAGACGAGAGGACCAGACCGATGACCATATTTG tgCCAGAAACACGCTTCGACATGATACAAGACAGGCTGGACGACGGGTACCTCAATATCATTTGTTCAGCTGAAGGAGTGTTTCCAAAGCCGGAGCTCCTAATCTTAGCAGGTAATCG GCCTTTGAACGCGAAGACCACCATCAAGCTGCTGGAAGGCCGGTATACTGCACTCACCAGCGCCCTGGTTAGGGTCGACGCTTTGCCCCCGACTGTGGAGATTCTCTGCGATATGCAAGTGCCGCTCGCCAACTACTTTAGCAGGAAAAGGGATATATTTTATAGAG ATCCACCTGTTACGCCTCCTGAATCACCAAATTCAATGCACACGTCTGCACCAGATAGTG GCATTAATGTTGCTCCACAATGGACTGTCGTCATGGTCTCACTAATATATGTGCATTTTATAACAATACCAAATTCATGA